CCACCTGTAATCCGAACTTTATCAATCCCGTATTCTACCCCGGTTTTTACAACCTCAACAATTTCATCAAAGGTCAGTATATCCTTATGGCCCAACAATTCAATTCCTTCCTCAGGCATACAATAAGTACATCGCAAATTGCAACGATCGGTTACAGAAATACGCAGGTAATTTAAATTCCGCTTATAATTGTCTAACATCCACTAATTCTCCTTCTTTCAATTCAGACATTCCAATCGGAATTGAAATGATCCCAAATGCGTCACTCAATGCATTTATATGCGCTGAACCATGATATTCGATCGGCCAAACTTTGGCACCTTCAACCTTAATCGGAATAAACGATTTTCTGGTTGATTTTTTTCGTGCATAATTCATTCCCATCGGCATACGTATCAATGCCGGGTTATAATCATGTCCCATCAATTTATAGATTAAAGGCTTGGCCAATAATTCAAACATATTAAATGAAGAAACCGGGTTGCCCGGAAGACCAAATACAAACTTATCTTTCAAAACACCAAAAACCGTTGGTTTACCGGGTTGAATCGCAATCGTTTTAAATTTTATATCAACCCCAAGTTGGTTAAGTATCTTGGGAATAAAATCAAGATCGCCCATTGAAACTCCACCGGTCAGCAGAATAACATCAGATTCGTTCATTGCTTTCGAAATAATCCGGGAGGTTGATTCTTCATTGTCTTTGGCAATTCCAAAATAATAAGAAGTCACATTCATTTTTAGTAATTGCCCTATCAATTGATAAGCATTGCTGTTTCTGATTTGCGACAATTTTGGCTTATCCTGTGGTTCAACCAGTTCATCTCCGGTAGAAATTACACCAACCCTGATTTTTTTATAAACACGGGGTTCGGTCAATCCTACTGTGGCAGCAACGGCGAAATGCTGAGGTTTGATGATGGTACCTTTTTTCAATACCAAATCACCTTCTTTTACATCATTGGCAAATTCAACAAAATTGCTTTTGGTTTGTTTTCCTGTAAACCGAATAATATTTTCAGAAACCTCTTCCGTTTCTTCAACTTTTAAAACACAATCTGCACCTTCGGGCATCATAGCACCCGTCATTATTTTAGAACATTGTCCGGAAACAATTTTTTTATTGGGGAGCCTTCCCGCAAAAATCACTTCCTGAACTTCCAGTTGTTCATAAATATCTTCTTTACGGCAAGCATAACCATCCATGGCCGACTTGTTGAAAGGAGGCATATTAATATCAGAAAAAACATCCTGGGCTAACACCCGATTCAAAGATTTGTCGAGTGCTACATTTTCAGAATTTACTTCATAAAAAACTGCATTTTGGACAATAGTCAATGCTTCTGCAAAAGTGATCATAAGTAAAAATTTAGATAACAAAAATACTAATCAAAATTGATATAGAATGGAATTGTTTAGAAAAACATATCGAATTTTCCGGATGATTGTATTTCGTGTTTACGTGTTAGTGTGTTTAAGTGTGTGTGCGTTTCGATTGTTTCATTGTTAAAAGCCAAGATTTACAATCGTATTACTATTGTATTACAATATATTACTATCGAATTTTAATCCTTTTTGAGATGGCATCATCATTATCCAATAATCATTCTTCAATTATCATTCATCAAGCTTTCTTCCCTCTCTTATAGATAATTAGTCCGTTCAAAAAATTCCGCATCACCTGATCACCACAAATTTTATAATTTGGATGATCTTCTTTACGGAAAAAGGCGCTCAATTCCGATTTTGTAATTTTAAAATCAACCAGGTTCAATATCTCAACAATATCATCATCCTTTAATTCAAGCGCAACTCTTAACTTCTTAAATACGTCGTTATTTATCATTTCTATTAGTTTTATCAGGTAAAAATCAAGTATTTATTAGCCCACATTATCTTTAAATTGCTCATATTTATCTTTTAAATATTGATAAATTTCGAATTGAGAACGGTGATTTACTCCGCTGGAATCTCGTTTATAAACGTTAAGATTCTCCGGATCAAGCCATCTCGCCTTAACATTATCTTTCATTTGTATTTGTATCAGATCCCACATTTCGCGTTGAATATCCTTATCGTAAACAGGGCATATAACCTCTACCCGGTGATCAAAATTTCGTTGCATCCAATCGGAAGAACCGATATAATAAGCCGGTTCGCCTCCATTGCAAAATACAAAATTGCGTCCATGTTCCAGATAACGATCAACAATGCTAAAGGCGGTTATATTCTCGCTAAGCTCGCTTATCCCTGCTTTCAACATACAGATCCCTCTGGTGATCAATGTAATTTTAACCCCGGCTTGACTGGCTTCATATAATTTTCTGATCGCTTTTCGGTCAACCAAACTATTCATCCTTAATACTGCCCAGGCTTCTTTACCGGATTGTGCATTTTTTATTTCATTTTCGAGCATCTCGATAAAAAACTTTCGGATACGAAATGGGGCAACAATCAGTGTTTTAAATTCAGGAATAATAAATTTAGATTCGAAGAGACGAAAAACATCATTAACTTCACTTGCAATATCCTGATTAGCGGTTAAAAGGCTATCATCAGAATAAACTTTGGCCGTTGATTCATTATAATTTCCGGTATTGATATTGGCATAATAGCGATTTACGTTGTTTTCTGATCGCCTGATCATAATTAACTTTGCATGAACCTTATAGCCCGGTATGGTTTTAATGATTTTAACCCCTTCGTCCTGAAGTTTATTTGTCCAGTAAATATTTGCTTCCTCATCAAAACGTGCCTGAAGTTCCATGAATACGGTTACATATTTTCCGTTACGGGCAGCATTGATCAAGGCATTCATCACTTTCGAATCGCGGGCCGCACGGTAAAAGGTCATTTTTATGGATCGAACTTTTGGATCAATGGAAGCTTCCCGCAACCACTCTAAAATATATTGAAATGAATGATACGGAAAATGCAGCATGATGTCTTTCTTCAGAATAGAATCAAACATACTAACGTTCGTAGGCAAATCAGGATGAGGAACAGGGGGCATTTCGGGATACTTCAGACTTTGGGAACCCAAACGGGGGAACTCCATGAAATCCTTCATGTTATGATATCTTCCACCGCCTCTCATCGTATCACGTTTGGTAATATTAAATTTCTTAACAAGCAGCGTTAAAAGTTCATCAGGAATTTGTTTGTCGTAAACAAATCGAACAGGCTCACCTTTCAATCTTCGTTTTACACTTTCCGACATGATTTCCATGAAACTTTTCGATACATCATCATCCATTTCTAATTCGGCATCTCGCGTAAATTTGATGGTGTAGGCCTCAAATTTTTCGTAGCCAAATACCGAAAAGACCTCATTCAAACAATAACGAATTACGTCATCCAGCATAATCAGATAAAAATTATTATTTTCAGATGGCAATTCCAGAAAACGCGGAACCTTGCCAATAGGTACCTGAACCAGCGCATACTCTGCTTCCATATCCTCGGCATTTAAATAAACCCCCAAATAAAATGAATCATCTTTTAAACTGGCCAGCGTTTTCACATTTCGAAGCATGAGCGGAAATAAATAGGGTCGCACATGCTCTCGAAAATAGATCCGGACAAATTCGCCTTGTAATTCGTTAAGCTTATTTTCATCCAATAAATGAATATGATTTTTAGCCAAATCATTCACCACCTTTTGATGAGCCGCAGTGAATCTTTTTTCCTGATCGTTTACATTTTTGATGATTTGTTCGAGAACCAACCCTGTTGATCTGCCCACTATTTCATGGTCGGTTTCGTATTTCAATAATCTTTTAAGGGTGGCTACCCTTACCCTGAAAAATTCATCTCGGTTATTCGAATAAATTCCTAAGAATCTGGCCCTTTCGAGCAAAGGGGTTGTATTATCCATTGCCTCTTGCAATACCCTTTCATTGAAATGAAGCCAACTTATTTCTCTATTGATATAAATTTCAGGATCTTTAGGCATGGCAGATATGGATTAATGTTTTAACATTTTTGGAACAATAACAAAGTTAGTGATTTTAGGTGCAAGATGAAGCTCTTCCCATTTTTCTGTTTCAAAAGAGATGGAAACAGTTCCAGTCGTCGCCAACGCATCAACAGATTTATCCATAAATTTATTGGCAAAATGAGTAAAAGTCGGGTTATGTCCAATCAACACTACCGAACTTATTTCATTTGGCAAGCCGTAAAGCAATTCCATTAAATAGGCCGTCCCCTGATCATAAATATCGGTTTCAACCCTTATATATGCTTCAGGATAATCAAGTTGATGTGCTATAATTTTGGCTGTTTCAAAAGCACGAGTTGCCGAACTTGAAACGATGAGGTCGGGTTTAATTTTTTTCGAGGCTAAAAATTTCGCAACTTTTTTGGTTCTTTCAATTCCTTCAGGTAAAAGGG
This DNA window, taken from Bacteroidota bacterium, encodes the following:
- a CDS encoding molybdopterin molybdotransferase MoeA, which codes for MITFAEALTIVQNAVFYEVNSENVALDKSLNRVLAQDVFSDINMPPFNKSAMDGYACRKEDIYEQLEVQEVIFAGRLPNKKIVSGQCSKIMTGAMMPEGADCVLKVEETEEVSENIIRFTGKQTKSNFVEFANDVKEGDLVLKKGTIIKPQHFAVAATVGLTEPRVYKKIRVGVISTGDELVEPQDKPKLSQIRNSNAYQLIGQLLKMNVTSYYFGIAKDNEESTSRIISKAMNESDVILLTGGVSMGDLDFIPKILNQLGVDIKFKTIAIQPGKPTVFGVLKDKFVFGLPGNPVSSFNMFELLAKPLIYKLMGHDYNPALIRMPMGMNYARKKSTRKSFIPIKVEGAKVWPIEYHGSAHINALSDAFGIISIPIGMSELKEGELVDVRQL
- a CDS encoding DUF1456 family protein, whose amino-acid sequence is MINNDVFKKLRVALELKDDDIVEILNLVDFKITKSELSAFFRKEDHPNYKICGDQVMRNFLNGLIIYKRGKKA
- the ppk1 gene encoding polyphosphate kinase 1, whose amino-acid sequence is MPKDPEIYINREISWLHFNERVLQEAMDNTTPLLERARFLGIYSNNRDEFFRVRVATLKRLLKYETDHEIVGRSTGLVLEQIIKNVNDQEKRFTAAHQKVVNDLAKNHIHLLDENKLNELQGEFVRIYFREHVRPYLFPLMLRNVKTLASLKDDSFYLGVYLNAEDMEAEYALVQVPIGKVPRFLELPSENNNFYLIMLDDVIRYCLNEVFSVFGYEKFEAYTIKFTRDAELEMDDDVSKSFMEIMSESVKRRLKGEPVRFVYDKQIPDELLTLLVKKFNITKRDTMRGGGRYHNMKDFMEFPRLGSQSLKYPEMPPVPHPDLPTNVSMFDSILKKDIMLHFPYHSFQYILEWLREASIDPKVRSIKMTFYRAARDSKVMNALINAARNGKYVTVFMELQARFDEEANIYWTNKLQDEGVKIIKTIPGYKVHAKLIMIRRSENNVNRYYANINTGNYNESTAKVYSDDSLLTANQDIASEVNDVFRLFESKFIIPEFKTLIVAPFRIRKFFIEMLENEIKNAQSGKEAWAVLRMNSLVDRKAIRKLYEASQAGVKITLITRGICMLKAGISELSENITAFSIVDRYLEHGRNFVFCNGGEPAYYIGSSDWMQRNFDHRVEVICPVYDKDIQREMWDLIQIQMKDNVKARWLDPENLNVYKRDSSGVNHRSQFEIYQYLKDKYEQFKDNVG
- a CDS encoding histidine phosphatase family protein; protein product: MKTLYIIRHGKSAWDNPSLKDHDRTLLPEGIERTKKVAKFLASKKIKPDLIVSSSATRAFETAKIIAHQLDYPEAYIRVETDIYDQGTAYLMELLYGLPNEISSVVLIGHNPTFTHFANKFMDKSVDALATTGTVSISFETEKWEELHLAPKITNFVIVPKMLKH